A part of Liolophura sinensis isolate JHLJ2023 chromosome 1, CUHK_Ljap_v2, whole genome shotgun sequence genomic DNA contains:
- the LOC135461771 gene encoding large ribosomal subunit protein uL1-like yields the protein MSKISRDTLYDVVGTVLQACKDKPRKFTESVELQISLKNYDPQKDKRFSGTVKLKHIPRPKMRVCLLGDQQHCDEAKANDIPSMDAEALKKLNKNKKLVKKLAKKYDAFLASESLIRQIPRILGPGLNKAGKFPTPITHNESMTAKVEETKATIKFQMKKVLCLAVCVGHVKMEPEELVANINLSINFLVSLLKKNWQNVRALYIKSTMGPSQRVY from the exons ATGAG taaaatcTCCCGAGATACGCTGTACGATGTGGTGGGCACTGTCCTGCAAGCCTGCAAGGACAAACCCCGTAAATTCACGGAATCCGTGGAGCTACAgatctcactgaagaactatgACCCTCAGAAGGACAAGCGTTTCTCTGGAACCGTCAA GCTGAAGCACATCCCTCGCCCCAAGATGAGGGTCTGTCTCCTTGGCGACCAGCAACACTGTGATGAGGCTAAGGCTAATGACATCCCCAGCATGGATGCCGAGGCCCTGAAAAAACTTAACAAGAACAAGAAGCTGGTGAAGAAACTAG CTAAGAAATATGATGCTTTCCTGGCCTCTGAATCGCTTATCCGCCAGATTCCCCGTATCCTGGGGCCTGGTCTGAACAAGGCTGGTAAATTCCCAACCCCAATCACCCACAACGAGTCCATGACTGCCaaggtggaggaaacaaagGCTACTATCAAATTCCAGATGAAGAAG GTGTTGTGTCTGGCAGTATGTGTGGGTCACGTGAAGATGGAGCCAGAAGAACTGGTGGCTAACATCAACCTGTCCATCAACTTCCTGGTGTCGCTGCTGAAGAAAAACTGGCAGAATGTACGAGCTCTCTACATCAAGAGCACCATGGGACCCTCACAGCGAGTCTATTAA
- the LOC135481667 gene encoding LOW QUALITY PROTEIN: peptidase M20 domain-containing protein 2-like (The sequence of the model RefSeq protein was modified relative to this genomic sequence to represent the inferred CDS: inserted 1 base in 1 codon; deleted 1 base in 1 codon) — MAELKHVADKAVDSAAQDLFSLSQDIWKTPELAHEENFAHERLTNFLRDRGFSVECQYKGMKTAFRATHGPENSKPHVVIFCEYDALPGIGHGCGHNLIAELGVAAGLGVKAAMEAAGEKLGQLTLLGSPXEEEDGGKIDLMSAGALDGVDAALMSHPAGFELPRQKSLAIKVLTIRYKGRASHASAFPWGGVNALDAAVLCYQNLSCLRQQLKPGWQMHGVITNGGAKANIIPELTELSYYIRASSAKDLLELRVKVFACIEAAAKATGCTVEIIEEGIPYLNVIQNETLIKSYLSNLKEIDEDVRASPEPIVGGSTDMGNVSYVVPSIHPSFSIAPGLFNHTREFTVASGDVSAQARTLIEAKVLARVTLDIFQNPDLLIQAKADFRNDLEANGGDAVEELLASGR; from the exons ATGGCAGAATTGAAACATGTAGCTGATAAAGCAGTGGATTCGGCCGCCCAAGATCTTTTCTCTCTAAGCCAAGACATCTGGAAAACACCTGAGTTGGCTCATGAAGAAAAC TTTGCACACGAACGTTTGACTAATTTCTTACGAGATCGTGGCTTCTCAGTGGAATGCCAGTACAAGGGCATGAAAACAGCTTTCCGGGCAACACATGGACCGGAAAACTCTAAGCCGCATGTGGTGATATTCTGCGAGTACGATGCTCTGCCGGGGATAGGGCATGGCTGTGGACACAATCTGATCGCTGAGCTTGGCGTGGCCGCCGGACTTGGGGTCAAGGCAGCCATGGAGGCTGCCGGGGAAAAGCTCGGTCAG CTGACGTTGTTGGGGAGTC GCGAAGAGGAAGACGGTGGGAAAATAGACTTGATGTCAGCGGGGGCTCTAGACGGGGTGGATGCGGCCCTCATGTCTCACCCGGCCGGGTTTGAACTTCCCCGCCAAAAATCTCTTGCCATTAAGGT ATTGACCATACGTTACAAGGGGCGGGCAAGCCACGCCTCAGCCTTCCCATGGGGAGGAGTTAACGCCCTTGATGCTGCCGTCCTCTGCTACCAAAACTTGTCCTGCTTAAGACAGCAGCTCAAACCGGGATGGCAAATGCATG gtGTAATAACAAATGGCGGCGCGAAAGCGAACATAATCCCGGAATTGACCGAATTAAGTTATTACATCCGGGCATCGTCTGCTAAGGATCTCCTCGAACTCAGAGTCAAAGTTTTCGCGTGTATAGAGGCGGCGGCAAAAGCTACTGGTTGCACG GTAGAGATCATTGAGGAGGGCATTCCATACCTGAACGTTATCCAGAATGAAACTCTGATTAAGTCTTACCTGAGTAATCTGAAGGAGATAGACGAAGACGTGAGGGCTTCCCCAGAGCCCATTGTTGGGGGCTCCACGGACATGGGCAATGTGTCTTACGTTGTCCCGTCCATCCACCCGTCCTTCAGTATAGCCCCAGGGCTTTTTAACCACACTCGGGAGTTTACAGTCGCGTCAG GTGATGTCTCCGCTCAGGCGCGTACATTGATCGAAGCGAAGGTCTTGGCGAGAGTGACACTGGATATTTTTCAAAATCCAGATTTATTGATACAAGCAAAGGCGGATTTTAGAAACGACCTTGAGGCCAATGGAGGTGACGCTGTTGAAGAACTGTTAGCATCAGGAAGATAA